A genome region from Manihot esculenta cultivar AM560-2 chromosome 5, M.esculenta_v8, whole genome shotgun sequence includes the following:
- the LOC110615447 gene encoding 45 kDa calcium-binding protein: protein MAKVVVYALVAIAFVALIVLSPTNTYSSHNQHGVHALSRRLGYKLPISNLDPIVRKLQRVSEETGLVEENNSINLERISVDVSDAEVPNEYFSNDGKLNITRRLIFLFSLIDNAPKDGKASFEEFQIWNREQTMDTLTYRTQQALDLHDKNKDGEISFSEFLPQFSKEEIEQNAMFNGGAGWWMEQFRNADIDKNNILNFAEFNNFLYPEDSNNEEIQKWLIRERLRMMDDDRDGKLNLAEFSLHVYGIFKVYAEIESRRVALVSAERKFEELDTNKDQFLDVKELIPVLNYIKPGELFYAKFYASHMIQQADDNEDGYLTLEEMINHEDLFYNIVYGNSIERYKDVDEEL from the exons ATGGCAAAGGTGGTGGTTTACGCCCTTGTAGCCATCGCCTTTGTTGCACTAATCGTCCTTTCTCCTACCAACACGTACAGCAGTCATAATCAGCATGGCGTCCATGCCTTGAGTCGTCGCCTTGGATACAAACTTCCAATTTCAAATCTCGACCCAATAGTTAGAAAACTGCAAAGAGTTTCTGAAGAAACAGGGTTGGTGGAAGAGAACAATAGTATTAACTTGGAAAGGATTTCAGTCGATGTTTCTGATGCAGAGGTTCCAAATGAATATTTTAGTAATGATGGAAAGCTAAACATCACCCGGAGGTTGATTTTTCTGTTTTCATTAATAGATAATGCTCCTAAGGATGGCAAGGCTAGTTTTGAGGAGTTTCAAATATGGAATAGAGAACAAACAATGGATACTTTGACTTACAGGACCCAACAAGCATTAGATTTACATGATAAGAATAAAGATGGTGAAATTAGTTTTAGTGAATTTTTGCCTCAATTTTCCAAGGAAGAAATAG AACAAAATGCCATGTTCAATGGTGGAGCTGGGTGGTGGATGGAGCAATTTCGAAATGCAGATATTGACAAAAATAACATCCTCAACTTTGCTGAGTTCAATAA CTTCTTATATCCTGAAGATAGCAACAATGAAGAAATCCAAAAATGGTTAATTAGAGAAAGACTACG GATGATGGATGATGATCGTGATGGGAAACTCAATCTTGCAGAGTTCTCTTTACATGTTTATGGGATTTTCAAAGTTTATGCAGAGATTGAAAGTAGAAGAGTTGCTCTTGTAAGTGCAGAAAGAAAATTTGAAGAACTTGACACAAATAAAGATCA GTTCTTAGATGTGAAGGAATTAATTCCTGTTCTTAACTATATTAAGCCTGGAGAATTATTCTATGCCAAATTTTATGCAAGTCATATGATCCAACAG GCAGATGATAATGAAGATGGTTATTTAACACTTGAAGAGATGATCAATCATGAAGATTTATTCTATAACATTGTGTATGGCAATAGCATTGAAAGATATAAAGATGTTGATGAAGAACTTTAG
- the LOC110614301 gene encoding importin subunit beta-1, protein MAMEVTQVLLNAQSIDGNVRKHAEESLKQFQEQNLSSFLLSLSSELANDEKPIDSRKLGGLILKNALDAKEQHRKLELVQRWLSLDANVKSQIKACLLKTLSSPVADARSTSSQVIAKIAGIELPQKQWPELIGSLLSNIHQLPAHVKQATLETLGYLCEEVSPDVVDQDQVNKILTAVVQGMNASEGNSDVRLAATRALYNALGFAQANFTNDMERDYIMRVVCEATLCPELKIRQAAFECLVSISSTYYEKLAPYIQDIFSITAKAVREDEEPVALQAIEFWSSICDEEIDILEDYGGDFTGDSDIPCFYFIKQALPALVPMLLETLLKQEEDQDQDEGAWNIAMAGGTCLGLVARTVGDDIVPLVMPFIEENITKPDWRQREAATYAFGSILEGPSPDKLIPIVNVALNFMLSALTKDPNNHVKDTTAWTLGRIFEFLHGSTLDAPVITQANCQQIITVLLQSMKDAPNVAEKACGALYFLAQGYEEVGPSSPLTPYFQEIVQSLLTVTHREDAGESRLRTAAYETLNEVVRCSTDETAPMVLQLVPVIMMELHNTLEGQKLSSDEREKQNELQGLLCGCLQVIIQKLGSSEPTKYVFMQYADQIMGLFLRVFACRSATMHEEAMLAIGSLAYATGLDFAKYMPEFYKYLEMGLQNFEEYQVCAVTVGVVGDVCRALEDKILPYCDGIMTQLLKDLSSNQLHRSVKPPIFSCFGDIALAIGENFEKYLMYAMPMLQSAADLSAHTAGADDEMTEYANSLRNGILEAYSGILQGFKNSPKTQLLIPYAPHILQFLDSIYMEKDMDEVVMKTAIGVLGDLADTLGSNAGSLIQQSLSSKDFLNECLSSEDHMIKESAEWAKLAISRAISV, encoded by the exons ATGGCAATGGAAGTGACCCAGGTGCTTTTGAATGCACAATCAATTGATGGAAATGTGCGTAAGCATGCAGAAGAAAGCTTAAAACAGTTCCAGGAGCAAAATCTCTCCAGCTTTTTGCTATCACTTTCTAGTGAGCTAGCAAATGATGAGAAACCTATAGATAGCCGCAAATTAGGTGgtttaatacttaaaaatgcCTTGGATGCCAAGGAACAACATAGAAAACTCGAGCTTGTTCAAAGATGGTTGTCGCTGGATGCCAATGTGAAAAGCCAAATCAAAGCTTGTTTGTTAAAGACTCTTTCTTCTCCTGTAGCTGATGCTAGGTCAACTTCCTCTCAAGTCATTGCCAAGATTGCAGGTATTGAGTTACCTCAGAAACAATGGCCTGAGCTGATAGGATCACTTTTGTCAAATATCCACCAGCTACCTGCTCATGTCAAGCAAGCCACTTTAGAGACTCTTGGATATTTGTGTGAGGAAGTCTCTCCTGATGTTGTAGATCAAGATCAAGTGAATAAAATACTTACAGCAGTTGTTCAGGGTATGAATGCATCTGAAGGAAACAGTGATGTTAGGCTTGCGGCAACTCGAGCATTGTACAATGCACTAGGCTTTGCACAAGCAAATTTTACCAATGACATGGAACGTGATTATATCATGAGAGTTGTATGTGAGGCAACTCTATGTCCAGAACTGAAGATACGGCAGGCTGCTTTCGAGTGTTTGGTCTCCATTTCATCAACTTACTATGAGAAATTAGCTCCTTATATTCAGGACATCTTTAGCATCACAGCGAAGGCTGTGAGGGAAGACGAGGAGCCTGTGGCTCTTCAAGCAATTGAGTTTTGGAGTTCAATTTGTGATGAGGAGATTGACATATTGGAAGACTATGGGGGTGATTTCACTGGAGACTCTGATATTCcttgcttttattttattaagcaGGCACTCCCTGCTCTTGTTCCAATGCTGTTGGAAACACTCCTGAagcaagaggaggaccaggatCAGGATGAAGGCGCTTGGAACATTGCAATGGCTGGAGGCACATGTCTTGGTTTGGTTGCAAGAACTGTGGGAGATGATATTGTCCCTCTAGTCATGCCATTTATTGAAGAAAATATTACAAAACCAGATTGGAGGCAGAGAGAAGCAGCAACTTATGCCTTTGGCTCAATATTGGAAGGTCCTTCCCCTGACAAGTTAATCCCTATTGTTAATGTTGCCTTGAATTTCATGCTCAGTGCTTTGACAAAGGATCCAAATAACCATGTCAAGGACACTACTGCTTGGACACTTGGACGCATCTTTGAATTTCTTCATGGCTCAACATTGGATGCACCAGTAATAACACAGGCAAATTGCCAACAGATCATCACTGTACTTCTTCAGAGCATGAAAGATGCTCCAAATGTAGCAGAGAAGGCATGTGGCGCCCTTTATTTTCTTGCCCAGGGTTATGAAGAGGTGGGCCCATCATCTCCCCTGACTCCATACTTCCAGGAAATTGTTCAGTCACTTCTCACTGTCACTCATAGAGAGGATGCTGGAGAATCTCGTCTGAGGACTGCTGCTTATGAAACACTAAATGAAGTGGTGAGGTGCTCAACTGATGAAACAGCACCCATGGTTTTGCAATTAGTCCCTGTAATTATGATGGAGCTTCACAATACTCTAGAGGGCCAGAAGCTTTCATCTGACGAGAGAGAGAAGCAAAATGAATTACAAGGACTTCTTTGTGGATGTTTACAGGTTATAATTCAGAAGCTAGGGTCATCAGAGCCAACCAAGTATGTGTTCATGCAGTATGCGGATCAGATAATGGGACTCTTCCTGAGGGTTTTTGCTTGTAGAAGTGCTACCATGCATGAGGAGGCTATGCTTGCCATTGGATCCCTTGCCTATGCAACAGGATTGGATTTTGCAAAATACATGCCAGAGTTCTATAAGTATTTAGAAATGGGCCTCCAAAATTTTGAGGAGTACCAAGTTTGTGCTGTCACAGTTGGTGTTGTGGGTGATGTTTGCAGGGCATTGGAGGATAAAATTTTGCCATATTGTGATGGGATTATGACACAGCTTCTTAAAGATTTATCAAGCAACCAGTTGCATCGGTCTGTGAAGCCTCCCATATTCTCATGCTTTGGTGACATTGCACTGGCTATAGGCGAGAATTTTGAGAAGTACTTGATGTATGCCATGCCCATGCTTCAAAGTGCTGCAGATCTATCTGCCCATACAGCTGGTGCTGATGATGAAATGACCGAGTATGCAAATTCATTGAGAAATGGAATTTTGGAGGCATATTCAGGGATTCTTCAAGGATTTAAGAATTCTCCTAAAACTCAGCTTTTGATTCCTTATGCACCACACATCCTTCAGTTCTTGGACAGTATATACATGGAGAAGGATAT GGATGAAGTAGTAATGAAAACTGCCATCGGGGTTCTTGGAGATTTAGCAGATACACTGGGAAGTAATGCTGGTTCTTTGATACAACAGTCTCTTTCTAGCAAAGACTTTTTAAATGAATGTTTGTCTTCTGAAGACCATATGATTAAGGAATCTGCTGAATGGGCCAAGTTGGCCATAAGTCGTGCCATTTCTGTATGA